The Flavobacterium piscisymbiosum genome includes a region encoding these proteins:
- a CDS encoding TolC family protein yields MKINKYNSLVFAMLFGFGLSSQAQSKQWTLEECVRYALDNNITIKLSELDVKNAAIDKKGAFGNYLPSVSGDASHSWNIGLNVNPVTNIATTQTTQYSSVAVNAGVDIYKGLQNQNTYRRAKLSIIASKYQLLKMQEDISLNVANAFLEILFNKENLKVKKEQLSIDQKRLARSQEMVNAGTIPRGDLYDLKATEATDQQAIIVAENSLLISKLSLAQLLQLKEFADFDVVDDTNAKDENNILAQTPVDIYNKAKEIRTELKLAQTNLEVAEKNVAIARGAYQPTLRGFYQFSTRASYSDRVIGVDANNQPVLAGPLPIFDQFSDNKGHNFGFQLSVPIFNGFSVKNNVERNKVSLEKSKIDLEQKSLDLQRNVYTAFTDAKGALNAYESSTVTLEARQQAYNYAKEKYDVGLMNSFDFTQAQTLLTNAQSDVIRTKYDYMFKIKILEFYFGIPIVPIITK; encoded by the coding sequence ATGAAAATAAATAAATATAATAGTCTTGTTTTTGCCATGCTTTTCGGGTTTGGTTTATCATCTCAGGCACAATCAAAACAATGGACATTAGAAGAATGCGTTCGTTATGCATTAGATAATAATATCACTATAAAATTATCAGAATTGGATGTTAAAAATGCAGCAATTGATAAAAAAGGTGCATTTGGTAATTATCTTCCATCAGTAAGCGGAGATGCTTCACACTCCTGGAACATAGGTCTTAACGTTAACCCTGTTACTAATATTGCTACCACTCAAACTACACAATATTCTTCAGTGGCAGTTAATGCAGGAGTTGATATCTATAAAGGGTTGCAAAATCAAAATACATATCGAAGAGCTAAGCTTTCTATTATAGCATCAAAATATCAATTATTAAAAATGCAGGAAGATATTTCGTTGAATGTAGCCAATGCATTTTTGGAAATTCTTTTTAATAAAGAAAATTTAAAAGTAAAAAAAGAACAATTGTCCATTGATCAAAAACGTTTGGCGCGTTCTCAGGAAATGGTGAATGCAGGTACAATTCCGCGTGGTGATTTATACGATTTAAAAGCTACTGAAGCAACAGATCAACAAGCAATAATTGTTGCTGAAAACAGTTTATTAATTTCCAAATTAAGTTTAGCGCAGCTTTTACAATTAAAAGAATTTGCAGATTTTGATGTTGTAGACGATACAAATGCAAAAGATGAAAATAATATCCTGGCGCAGACGCCGGTTGATATTTATAACAAAGCCAAAGAAATAAGAACAGAATTAAAATTGGCTCAAACGAATCTTGAAGTGGCAGAAAAAAATGTTGCTATTGCAAGAGGTGCTTATCAGCCAACACTTAGAGGTTTCTATCAATTTAGTACCAGAGCCAGTTATAGCGACAGAGTTATAGGTGTTGATGCTAATAATCAGCCGGTTTTAGCTGGTCCTCTGCCAATTTTTGATCAGTTCAGTGATAATAAAGGACATAATTTTGGTTTTCAATTGAGTGTTCCTATTTTTAATGGCTTCTCAGTTAAAAATAATGTTGAGCGAAATAAAGTAAGTTTAGAGAAATCTAAAATAGATTTAGAGCAAAAAAGTTTAGATTTGCAACGTAACGTTTACACTGCTTTTACAGACGCAAAAGGAGCTTTAAATGCTTATGAATCATCAACGGTAACTTTAGAAGCAAGACAGCAGGCTTACAATTATGCAAAAGAAAAGTATGATGTTGGTTTGATGAATTCATTCGATTTTACACAGGCTCAGACATTGTTAACCAATGCTCAGTCAGACGTTATCAGAACAAAATACGATTACATGTTCAAAATAAAAATACTTGAATTCTACTTTGGAATTCCAATAGTTCCAATTATCACAAAATAA
- a CDS encoding ABC transporter permease: MFNIERWQEIFEAISKNRLRTFLTGVSVASGIFILVILLGAGKGLQNGIQKQFEQDAVGIIVVWSGTTTKPYKGLNPGRQIQFRNGDYNASVQKFEDKLDLRAASYNFWGGAFSYGKESGSYQYRGVDPDFAGVENVTVVQGRFINNSDLANNEKVAAIGMKVKTDLFKDSDPLGKEILINNVNFKVVGVFTDPGGEREEARAYLPKTTVQRAFGGGDKISNLFFTLKKTDNYDQALAQSQKFTQDLKDLLKSRNTVAPADDSGVGVYNSVEEGKKFYDLNLYIRLFFWWVGICTIIAGVVGVSNIMLIIVKERTKEIGIRKALGASPFSIVSMILHESIFITTIAGFVGLLASLLLLEFVGPMVQSEYFRNPEVDFSVALTTLVLLVFAGAMAGFFPAYRAAKIKPIVALRDE, from the coding sequence ATGTTTAATATTGAACGTTGGCAGGAAATCTTTGAAGCAATCTCTAAAAACCGGTTAAGAACATTTCTTACCGGAGTTTCTGTGGCATCAGGAATTTTTATTTTAGTGATTTTGCTTGGTGCGGGTAAAGGCCTTCAAAATGGAATTCAAAAGCAATTTGAACAAGATGCTGTTGGAATCATTGTTGTTTGGTCGGGGACTACCACAAAACCTTATAAAGGGTTGAATCCGGGGAGACAGATTCAATTTAGAAACGGTGATTACAATGCATCGGTACAGAAATTTGAAGATAAATTAGATTTAAGGGCCGCTAGTTATAACTTTTGGGGAGGCGCTTTTTCATACGGTAAAGAATCAGGAAGTTACCAATATAGAGGAGTTGATCCCGATTTTGCAGGTGTAGAAAATGTCACTGTTGTTCAGGGTCGATTTATTAATAACAGTGACCTTGCTAACAACGAGAAAGTAGCTGCTATTGGAATGAAAGTAAAAACAGATTTATTCAAAGACAGTGATCCTTTAGGTAAAGAAATTTTAATAAATAATGTCAATTTTAAAGTTGTAGGGGTTTTTACAGATCCGGGAGGAGAACGAGAAGAAGCGAGAGCTTATTTGCCTAAAACAACAGTGCAACGCGCTTTTGGAGGTGGAGATAAAATAAGTAATTTATTTTTTACTTTAAAAAAGACAGATAATTATGATCAGGCTCTGGCGCAATCTCAAAAATTTACTCAGGATTTGAAGGATCTTCTTAAGAGCAGAAACACCGTAGCTCCTGCTGATGATAGTGGCGTTGGTGTTTACAATTCTGTAGAAGAAGGGAAGAAATTTTATGATTTAAACCTTTATATCCGATTGTTTTTCTGGTGGGTTGGTATTTGTACTATTATTGCCGGAGTTGTAGGAGTAAGTAATATCATGCTTATTATAGTAAAGGAAAGAACCAAAGAAATCGGAATTAGAAAAGCTTTGGGAGCATCGCCATTTTCTATTGTTTCTATGATACTTCATGAATCTATTTTTATTACCACTATTGCTGGTTTTGTTGGATTACTGGCTAGTTTATTATTGTTAGAATTTGTGGGGCCTATGGTTCAAAGTGAATATTTCAGAAACCCTGAAGTAGATTTCAGCGTAGCCTTAACCACATTGGTATTGCTTGTCTTTGCAGGTGCAATGGCAGGATTTTTCCCAGCATACAGAGCAGCCAAAATAAAACCTATTGTAGCACTTAGAGACGAATAA
- the tsaB gene encoding tRNA (adenosine(37)-N6)-threonylcarbamoyltransferase complex dimerization subunit type 1 TsaB — protein sequence MSFILNIETATKNCSVSIAKNGATIVCKEIAEEGYSHAEKLHVFIEEVIAEAGISVQDLAAVAVSQGPGSYTGLRIGVSAAKGLCFALNIPLIAVDTLLTLASQANVTDGKIIPMLDARRMEVYSEVFNAGLEVERAIEAEVITEDSFAAYTETVYFVGDCAEKCKPVLTKENFVFLEEIKFPSAAAMSKISYDKYQKSDTVDVAYFEPYYLKDFMMAPPSKKQ from the coding sequence TTGTCTTTTATCCTAAATATAGAAACGGCTACTAAAAATTGCTCAGTGTCCATTGCTAAAAATGGAGCAACAATAGTTTGTAAAGAAATTGCTGAAGAAGGCTATTCTCATGCCGAAAAGCTGCATGTTTTTATAGAAGAAGTAATTGCCGAAGCTGGAATTTCGGTTCAGGATTTAGCAGCTGTTGCCGTAAGTCAGGGCCCTGGTTCATACACGGGTTTACGAATCGGAGTTTCGGCAGCAAAAGGATTGTGTTTCGCTTTAAATATTCCCCTTATTGCAGTTGATACGCTACTGACTTTAGCATCGCAAGCCAATGTTACTGATGGAAAAATTATTCCGATGCTTGATGCGAGAAGAATGGAAGTTTATAGTGAAGTTTTTAATGCTGGTTTAGAAGTTGAAAGAGCAATAGAAGCAGAAGTTATTACAGAAGATTCTTTTGCAGCATATACAGAAACGGTTTATTTTGTAGGTGATTGTGCCGAAAAATGCAAACCGGTTTTAACGAAAGAGAACTTCGTGTTTTTAGAAGAAATCAAATTTCCTTCGGCTGCTGCAATGAGCAAAATCAGTTACGATAAATATCAAAAAAGCGACACTGTAGATGTCGCTTATTTTGAACCGTATTATTTAAAAGATTTTATGATGGCACCTCCATCAAAAAAACAATAA
- a CDS encoding ABC transporter ATP-binding protein → MIEIKDLHKSYKMGNSELHVLKGINFNIEEGELVAIMGSSGSGKSTLLNILGILDEADSGSYILDKTPIKNLNETIASRYRNKFLGFVFQSFNLINYKTALDNVAMPLYYQGIKRKERYEIAMKYLEKVGLGSHSHHLPNELSGGQKQRVAIARALASNPKVLLADEPTGALDTKTSYEVMELIQGINDEGKTILIVTHEPDIAAMCKRNVVLKDGLIIDDKKVEQVRASSYV, encoded by the coding sequence ATGATCGAAATCAAAGATTTACACAAGTCCTATAAAATGGGAAATTCAGAGTTACATGTGTTAAAAGGGATTAATTTTAATATCGAAGAAGGAGAATTAGTAGCGATTATGGGATCGTCAGGATCTGGAAAATCTACGCTCTTAAATATTTTAGGAATTCTTGATGAAGCAGATTCTGGTAGTTATATTTTAGACAAGACTCCAATTAAAAATCTAAACGAAACAATAGCGTCCAGATATCGAAATAAATTTTTGGGGTTTGTATTTCAATCATTCAATTTAATAAATTATAAAACAGCACTTGATAACGTTGCGATGCCTTTGTACTATCAGGGTATAAAGCGAAAAGAACGTTACGAGATTGCAATGAAATATTTAGAGAAAGTAGGTTTAGGCTCACATTCGCATCATTTGCCAAATGAGCTTTCAGGAGGTCAAAAACAGCGTGTTGCAATAGCCAGGGCATTGGCTTCAAACCCGAAAGTTTTGTTGGCAGATGAGCCAACAGGAGCTTTGGATACTAAGACTTCTTATGAAGTTATGGAACTTATACAGGGAATTAACGATGAAGGGAAAACGATTTTAATCGTAACACACGAACCTGATATTGCTGCAATGTGCAAAAGAAATGTGGTCCTGAAAGACGGATTAATTATCGATGATAAAAAAGTAGAACAAGTTAGAGCGTCATCTTATGTTTAA
- a CDS encoding ABC transporter permease, producing the protein MFNKDNWDEILQALTANIFRTVLTAFGVFWGIFILVILLAAGKGLENGVKKDFDGIATNTMFMWSQTTSKAYKGLPKTRRYDFKNSDVASLRAAFPDLLYVSPRNQLGNSSSGTNNVVRGTKTSAFSVYGDYPELIKQQPMDIIKGRFVNQQDIEQRRKVAVIGKGVISELYGKEEEAIGTYLKINGINFMVVGVYNSKQTGGNAEEEQKNIFVPFTTFQQAFNYGDKVGWMAITAIDEVSITDLKPKIFDHMKMLHSVHPKDDRAIGNYDMYEQFGKVQSLFDILKIIAYFVGSLVLISGVIGISNIMLIVVKERTKEIGIRRALGATPGAIRSQILSESIFLTIISGMFGVAVATGVIALLNMALDSMPPGSNTMFSNPSVDLRVVFVALLILVGSGLLAGFIPAQTAINVKPVDALRTE; encoded by the coding sequence ATGTTTAATAAAGATAATTGGGATGAGATTTTACAGGCTTTGACAGCTAACATTTTCAGAACGGTCCTAACTGCATTTGGAGTATTTTGGGGAATATTTATTTTGGTAATATTACTTGCAGCCGGAAAAGGCCTTGAAAATGGTGTGAAAAAAGATTTTGACGGAATAGCGACTAATACTATGTTTATGTGGAGTCAGACTACCTCAAAAGCATATAAAGGTTTGCCTAAAACACGTCGTTATGATTTTAAAAATAGTGATGTGGCTTCTTTAAGAGCTGCGTTTCCGGATTTGTTGTATGTTTCGCCCAGAAACCAGTTAGGGAATTCTAGTAGCGGAACAAACAATGTGGTACGTGGTACAAAAACATCTGCTTTTTCTGTTTACGGAGATTATCCTGAATTGATCAAGCAACAGCCAATGGACATTATAAAAGGCCGTTTTGTAAATCAGCAGGATATTGAGCAAAGAAGAAAGGTAGCTGTGATTGGAAAAGGTGTTATTAGCGAACTTTACGGAAAAGAAGAGGAGGCTATTGGGACTTACTTAAAAATAAACGGAATCAATTTTATGGTAGTGGGAGTTTATAATTCGAAGCAGACCGGTGGAAATGCAGAGGAAGAACAAAAGAATATATTTGTACCCTTTACTACTTTTCAGCAAGCTTTTAATTATGGTGACAAAGTAGGATGGATGGCTATTACAGCAATAGATGAAGTTTCTATTACGGATTTAAAGCCAAAAATTTTTGATCATATGAAGATGCTTCATTCGGTACATCCAAAGGATGATCGTGCTATTGGAAACTATGATATGTACGAACAATTTGGTAAAGTGCAAAGTTTGTTTGATATCTTAAAAATCATTGCTTATTTTGTAGGATCTTTAGTGCTTATTTCAGGGGTTATCGGAATCTCGAATATTATGCTGATTGTAGTTAAAGAACGTACGAAAGAAATCGGGATTCGAAGAGCCTTGGGAGCGACTCCGGGAGCAATTCGAAGTCAGATTTTATCAGAATCTATATTTTTGACTATTATATCAGGTATGTTTGGTGTTGCTGTGGCAACTGGGGTGATTGCGTTGCTAAATATGGCATTAGATTCGATGCCGCCGGGAAGTAATACTATGTTTTCTAACCCAAGCGTAGATTTAAGAGTTGTATTTGTTGCGTTATTAATATTAGTAGGATCAGGTTTGCTGGCAGGATTTATTCCGGCGCAGACCGCAATTAATGTGAAGCCCGTAGACGCTTTACGAACAGAATAA
- a CDS encoding efflux RND transporter periplasmic adaptor subunit, whose translation MSKKTIYFLLGGAVVIIAVLIGLSKAGVIGNKDEGKEVEVSKVIASTIVETVSATGKIQPEIEVKLSSMVSGEIIALNVKEGQVVKKGDLLVKINPDLYTSGLDRSVANLSGTKAGLTQSEASYKEAKASYERNKTLYDKGVISKSDWDKAISTYEVAKATRQNAYYNVQSASASVTEARDNLGRTLIYAPAAGTISVLNVELGERVLGTQQMAGTELLRVANLNNMEVEVDVNENDIVKVKIGDEANVEVDAYLKKKFKGTVTSISNSASTTLTSDQVTNFKVKVRILKESYQDLLEGQPDTYSPFRPGMTATVDIITRTKSNVLAVPISAVVVKADTTAVTAVKIEEPSDDKKAAPKSDKKFECVFVKVGDKAKIRVIKTGIQDDTNIEVMTGLKPGDVVITGPYTTVSKELNSGDKVKLKKADLPKK comes from the coding sequence ATGTCAAAAAAAACAATTTATTTCTTACTAGGTGGTGCAGTAGTCATTATCGCAGTTTTAATTGGTCTTTCGAAAGCGGGAGTAATAGGAAATAAAGATGAAGGAAAAGAAGTAGAGGTTTCAAAAGTAATAGCTTCAACCATTGTTGAAACGGTATCTGCAACTGGTAAAATTCAGCCCGAAATCGAAGTGAAGCTTTCCTCTATGGTGTCGGGCGAAATTATTGCACTTAACGTGAAAGAAGGACAAGTTGTAAAAAAAGGAGATTTGCTGGTTAAAATAAATCCTGATTTATATACCTCCGGATTAGATCGTTCTGTTGCTAATTTATCTGGAACTAAAGCAGGTTTAACACAGTCTGAAGCAAGTTACAAAGAAGCAAAAGCAAGTTACGAACGTAATAAAACTTTGTATGATAAAGGAGTAATCTCAAAATCAGATTGGGACAAAGCTATTTCTACTTATGAAGTAGCAAAAGCAACAAGACAAAATGCTTATTATAATGTTCAGAGTGCTTCGGCATCTGTTACAGAAGCAAGAGATAATTTAGGGCGTACCTTAATTTACGCTCCTGCTGCGGGAACAATTTCGGTTTTAAATGTCGAATTAGGAGAGCGTGTTTTGGGAACGCAGCAAATGGCAGGAACAGAACTTTTGAGAGTCGCAAACCTAAACAATATGGAAGTTGAAGTAGATGTCAACGAAAATGATATTGTAAAAGTAAAAATTGGCGATGAAGCCAATGTTGAAGTGGATGCTTATCTAAAAAAGAAATTCAAAGGTACGGTAACCAGCATTTCTAACTCTGCAAGTACAACGCTAACATCTGATCAGGTAACGAATTTTAAAGTAAAAGTTCGTATCCTGAAAGAATCCTATCAGGATTTGTTAGAAGGGCAGCCTGACACTTATTCGCCTTTTAGACCAGGAATGACAGCGACCGTAGATATTATTACAAGAACCAAAAGTAATGTTTTGGCAGTGCCTATTAGTGCTGTAGTTGTAAAAGCAGACACTACTGCTGTAACCGCGGTTAAGATTGAAGAACCAAGTGACGATAAAAAAGCAGCTCCAAAAAGCGACAAAAAATTCGAATGTGTTTTTGTTAAAGTAGGGGATAAAGCAAAAATCAGAGTCATTAAAACAGGTATTCAGGACGATACGAATATTGAAGTAATGACAGGATTAAAACCTGGTGATGTGGTGATTACCGGACCGTATACAACGGTTTCTAAAGAACTGAATTCTGGTGATAAAGTCAAGCTTAAAAAAGCTGATTTGCCTAAGAAATAA
- a CDS encoding DUF4403 family protein — MKFFSIISLFTVLTAVTSCSTTQKLETLKPEPDDASPLVYDANPSFINLPITVKLSDIQNQTNTLLNGLIYEDNNIEDDDIEMKIWKQAPIKIQNDPANPNKKIKTILPLKATIKYRIGTKKLGVELYDVREFNLNGVITLSSEVALTNWKLNTKTEFKSLDWNESPTMMVFGKSMPITYLVNPAISIFKSKIEKKIDEAIEQSMDFKPNVLTALEKICTPFQMSDTYESWLRIVPIEVYSTNAKLKNDLFLLDMGMKCNMETIVGKQPESRYSASKIVLKPVTKIPNQISANIAAISTYIDASKIMTKNFAGQEFGSGGKKITVKNVSIWHKNGKMVIALDVLGSINGTLYLNGVPQYNPQTKEIYFENLDYVLDTKSKLMRTASWLGQGYILRKMEESCRYSIQPNLEEGKKTMANYLKNYSPMPGVFVNGKMEDIQFDKIQLTNQAIIAFIKINGTVNVSVDGLK, encoded by the coding sequence ATGAAGTTTTTTTCAATTATTTCTCTGTTTACGGTACTTACCGCTGTTACCAGTTGTTCGACAACTCAAAAATTAGAAACGCTAAAACCAGAACCAGATGACGCAAGTCCGTTAGTTTACGATGCAAATCCTTCGTTTATTAACTTACCCATCACTGTAAAACTGAGCGACATTCAAAACCAAACCAATACTTTATTGAATGGTTTAATTTACGAAGACAACAACATCGAAGATGATGATATCGAAATGAAGATCTGGAAACAGGCTCCCATAAAAATTCAGAACGATCCTGCAAACCCGAACAAAAAAATAAAAACAATTCTGCCTCTAAAAGCCACCATCAAATACAGAATAGGCACAAAAAAACTTGGGGTAGAACTTTACGATGTTAGAGAATTTAATTTAAATGGTGTAATCACTTTATCCAGCGAAGTGGCTTTGACGAACTGGAAATTAAATACAAAAACCGAATTCAAATCTTTAGACTGGAACGAAAGTCCAACCATGATGGTATTTGGAAAAAGCATGCCTATTACTTATTTAGTAAATCCTGCGATTTCTATTTTTAAATCGAAAATTGAAAAGAAAATTGATGAAGCGATCGAACAGTCGATGGATTTTAAACCAAATGTTTTAACAGCTTTAGAAAAAATCTGTACGCCATTCCAGATGAGCGATACTTATGAGAGCTGGCTAAGAATTGTTCCTATTGAAGTTTATTCTACCAATGCTAAACTTAAGAACGATTTGTTTTTACTAGATATGGGAATGAAATGCAATATGGAAACTATTGTAGGGAAACAACCTGAATCCAGATACAGTGCCAGTAAAATTGTATTGAAACCGGTAACAAAAATCCCAAATCAAATTTCAGCGAATATTGCAGCCATTTCTACTTATATAGACGCTTCAAAGATCATGACCAAAAATTTTGCAGGTCAGGAATTTGGTTCCGGCGGAAAAAAAATTACCGTAAAAAATGTTTCGATCTGGCACAAAAACGGCAAAATGGTTATTGCACTTGATGTTTTAGGATCAATAAACGGAACACTTTACTTAAATGGAGTTCCACAATACAACCCTCAGACAAAAGAAATTTATTTTGAAAACCTTGATTATGTTTTAGATACCAAAAGCAAATTAATGAGAACTGCAAGCTGGCTGGGCCAAGGTTATATATTAAGAAAAATGGAAGAAAGCTGCCGCTACTCGATTCAGCCCAATTTAGAAGAAGGTAAAAAGACCATGGCCAATTATCTTAAAAACTATTCGCCAATGCCGGGTGTTTTTGTAAATGGAAAAATGGAAGACATTCAGTTTGATAAAATCCAGCTGACCAATCAGGCGATTATCGCTTTTATAAAAATAAACGGAACGGTAAATGTTTCTGTTGATGGATTGAAATAG
- a CDS encoding DUF420 domain-containing protein has translation MEDHSLEKKYSKLIVAVSIIIPVVVAILFGVKLKDFGVNVEPLSFLPPIYATTNGITAIVLVWAVIAIKNGKQKLHERLMTFAIALSVAFLVMYVAYHMTADSTKFGGEGAIRYVYFFILVTHILLSIAIIPLVLITYVRALAKRFDRHRKIAKITFPLWLYVAITGVVVYLMISPYYV, from the coding sequence ATGGAAGATCATTCATTAGAAAAAAAGTATAGCAAACTTATTGTTGCGGTTTCAATTATTATTCCGGTTGTAGTGGCTATTTTATTCGGTGTTAAATTGAAAGATTTTGGTGTCAATGTAGAGCCGCTTTCGTTTTTACCTCCTATTTATGCCACAACAAATGGTATTACGGCTATTGTTTTAGTTTGGGCGGTAATTGCTATTAAAAACGGAAAACAAAAGCTTCACGAACGTTTAATGACTTTTGCTATTGCATTATCGGTTGCATTTTTAGTGATGTACGTGGCTTATCATATGACTGCTGATTCTACCAAGTTTGGTGGGGAAGGTGCAATACGATATGTTTATTTCTTTATTTTGGTAACACATATCCTATTGTCTATTGCAATTATACCATTGGTATTAATAACTTATGTAAGAGCTCTTGCAAAACGCTTTGACAGACATAGAAAAATAGCTAAAATAACATTTCCACTTTGGCTGTATGTTGCAATTACAGGTGTAGTGGTTTACTTAATGATTTCTCCTTATTATGTTTAA
- a CDS encoding efflux RND transporter periplasmic adaptor subunit has product MKKGVTVTILIFIAIVFFGALYYLYAKNQQSPIVFQTEKAEVKTIVKTAIATGNIQPDEEVLIKPNISGIIEEVYIKAGEKIKAGDMIAKIRVVANVSNVSNTQNQVQTAKIALDNQEKIYKRQKTLFDKDVISANDFDAAQLAYTQAKQNYLAAKQSLDIVKTGTTTSLGSYANTLIRSTVTGMVLAVPVKVGNQVIESNNFNEGTTIASVADVGRMIFIGKIDESEVGKIKEKMPIEITVGAIENKKFEAALTDIAPKGVVENGAIQFEIKAKLENRDATFIRAGLSANASIILEKAEKVLAVKESLVQFDKKTQKPYVEIETAPQKFKRQDLVLGVSDGIYVQVKSGLKNTDKIKIWNQGLINEGEKK; this is encoded by the coding sequence ATGAAAAAAGGAGTAACCGTAACCATTTTAATCTTTATTGCTATAGTTTTCTTTGGCGCACTATATTATTTGTATGCTAAAAACCAACAATCTCCAATTGTTTTTCAAACTGAAAAAGCAGAGGTTAAAACAATCGTAAAAACGGCAATTGCAACCGGTAACATTCAGCCTGATGAAGAAGTTCTAATCAAACCAAACATTTCAGGTATTATAGAAGAAGTATATATCAAAGCGGGAGAGAAAATCAAAGCGGGAGATATGATCGCCAAAATTAGAGTAGTAGCTAATGTATCTAATGTTAGTAATACCCAAAATCAGGTACAAACGGCTAAAATTGCTTTAGACAATCAGGAAAAAATCTATAAAAGACAAAAAACTTTGTTTGATAAAGATGTGATTTCTGCAAATGATTTTGATGCGGCTCAATTGGCTTATACGCAGGCAAAACAAAATTATCTGGCTGCAAAACAAAGCTTAGATATCGTAAAAACAGGAACAACAACATCATTGGGAAGTTATGCTAATACCCTAATTCGCTCAACGGTAACGGGAATGGTTTTGGCAGTTCCGGTAAAAGTAGGGAATCAGGTTATCGAAAGTAATAATTTTAATGAAGGAACTACAATTGCAAGTGTTGCTGATGTTGGAAGAATGATTTTTATTGGAAAAATTGACGAATCTGAAGTAGGTAAAATCAAAGAAAAAATGCCAATTGAAATTACAGTTGGAGCTATCGAAAACAAAAAATTCGAAGCTGCTTTAACAGATATTGCTCCAAAAGGAGTGGTAGAAAACGGAGCGATTCAGTTTGAAATAAAAGCCAAATTAGAAAATAGAGATGCCACTTTTATCAGAGCCGGTTTAAGTGCAAATGCTTCTATCATTTTAGAAAAAGCAGAAAAAGTTTTGGCTGTTAAAGAGTCATTGGTTCAATTTGATAAAAAAACACAAAAACCATATGTTGAAATTGAAACAGCTCCTCAAAAATTTAAAAGACAAGATTTGGTTTTAGGAGTTAGCGACGGAATTTATGTTCAGGTGAAAAGCGGACTTAAAAATACTGATAAAATTAAAATATGGAATCAGGGTTTGATCAATGAAGGAGAGAAAAAATAA